One genomic segment of Culturomica massiliensis includes these proteins:
- a CDS encoding amino acid adenylation domain-containing protein: MKNNIQRILFQTLTEQGNKTALIAKDGVISYRQLDSYSAGIAQYLKENLAIPEDTEFRKIRIGICMSRNSTLIPSILAIFRLGATYIPLDPELPEKRKQYIAENAGLSLLLTDSSDKTKEIPGIRQLSVDLSQIPQNCTCGYIQTRPDDCAYIIYTSGTTGNPKGVQISYMNLSTFTENLTALEIHGLNPATDRYLAFASVGFDVSILELMLCLPTGGTLVLASQEERKDISLLTELIKREKVNVAALPPSLLTLFPHLDFPSLEILLFGGEAISEKLLDRLKQQSYTLIHMYGPTENTVASTTRIVNAHTPYDNIGYPLKGITCYVLDEERKQVSCHITGELYLGGLQVSPGYIGNEEINEKAFILYHGERLYKTGDLVQRMPDGSLRFIGRKDSQVKIRGFRIELNEIMEHLNKDPEIEKSYVTVIEQNGRQLLGAYLQPADKHNFRLEEVKERLRAELPQYMIPNQWQTVDCFRRNINDKIDTRSLPPFTLTAQEYIPPVHSGEKILCNILKNMLGIPEISVEVNLINDLGLTSLDILKLVAEANEQGCPVTVAAVYTAGTVRGLLTASRQCPIYWYKQQRPDKPVIILVCGAAYFNHLYFQFADRLYSQYDLLVIDAIYDHFPKVATDTQGLLDYYVRTVQPLIQGRIVYALTGFCMGGELAVGLAEMLRRSAGINPKVFSLDGQAWQNPALSQNYPLLIFPGDSEEMIRRRNEITNTYLRTTPNLIYQGEVVVILSGLFHQQAGISPDEPWTEENYRIFKEEYDNCEKLWNKYYPDAPVFRLPTDHWNFFKDESLEQLLTFFIS, translated from the coding sequence ATGAAAAACAACATTCAAAGAATACTTTTTCAAACATTAACCGAACAAGGTAACAAAACAGCCCTCATCGCAAAAGACGGTGTCATTTCTTATCGCCAACTGGACAGTTATTCAGCCGGAATCGCACAGTATCTCAAAGAAAACTTAGCCATACCGGAAGATACGGAATTCCGGAAGATACGCATCGGAATCTGTATGAGCAGAAACAGTACATTGATTCCTTCCATCCTGGCTATCTTCCGGTTGGGCGCGACTTATATTCCGTTAGATCCGGAACTCCCGGAAAAACGCAAACAATATATAGCTGAAAACGCAGGCCTGTCTCTTTTATTGACAGATTCATCGGATAAAACGAAGGAAATTCCCGGTATCCGGCAGCTTTCCGTCGATTTATCGCAAATCCCGCAAAATTGTACCTGCGGATATATACAGACCCGGCCCGACGACTGTGCATACATCATCTATACTTCCGGAACAACCGGAAATCCCAAAGGCGTTCAGATCAGCTATATGAATTTAAGCACCTTTACAGAAAATCTGACGGCCCTGGAAATACATGGCCTAAACCCCGCTACCGACCGATACCTGGCTTTTGCCAGCGTCGGTTTTGATGTCTCCATACTGGAACTGATGCTTTGCCTGCCCACCGGAGGCACGCTGGTTCTCGCAAGCCAGGAAGAGCGAAAGGACATATCCCTATTGACCGAACTGATTAAAAGGGAAAAAGTGAACGTAGCTGCCCTCCCCCCCTCCCTCCTAACCCTGTTTCCCCACCTCGACTTCCCTTCTCTCGAAATATTACTTTTCGGAGGAGAAGCCATCAGCGAAAAGCTACTCGACCGGTTGAAACAGCAATCTTATACCCTGATACACATGTACGGTCCGACTGAAAATACCGTCGCGAGTACGACACGAATTGTAAATGCCCATACCCCCTACGACAACATCGGTTATCCATTGAAAGGAATTACTTGTTACGTACTGGATGAAGAGCGAAAACAAGTCTCCTGTCACATCACGGGAGAACTCTATCTGGGTGGATTACAGGTTTCTCCCGGATACATCGGAAACGAAGAAATAAATGAAAAAGCCTTTATCCTGTACCACGGGGAACGGTTGTACAAAACGGGCGACCTGGTACAAAGGATGCCCGACGGTTCGTTACGCTTTATCGGACGAAAAGACTCCCAAGTCAAAATCAGAGGATTCCGGATCGAACTGAATGAAATTATGGAACATCTGAACAAAGATCCGGAAATAGAGAAGTCTTACGTTACAGTCATCGAACAGAACGGCCGTCAACTATTGGGTGCCTACCTGCAACCGGCAGACAAACATAACTTCCGCCTGGAAGAGGTAAAAGAACGATTACGGGCTGAACTCCCTCAATATATGATTCCCAACCAATGGCAAACAGTAGACTGTTTCCGGCGCAACATCAACGATAAAATAGATACCCGTAGCCTTCCACCTTTTACCCTTACAGCCCAGGAGTATATACCGCCGGTTCATTCCGGAGAAAAGATATTATGCAATATTCTGAAAAACATGCTGGGTATTCCGGAAATCAGTGTTGAAGTGAACCTCATCAATGATTTAGGACTGACCTCACTGGATATTCTGAAGCTCGTCGCCGAAGCCAATGAGCAAGGGTGTCCGGTCACTGTAGCGGCCGTTTATACCGCCGGAACAGTACGCGGGCTACTGACAGCTTCAAGGCAATGCCCCATCTATTGGTATAAACAACAACGCCCCGACAAACCGGTTATCATTCTGGTATGCGGAGCAGCCTACTTCAACCACCTCTATTTTCAGTTTGCAGACCGCCTGTATTCTCAATATGATCTTTTAGTCATCGACGCCATATACGATCATTTCCCGAAAGTAGCAACCGACACCCAAGGTTTACTGGACTATTATGTCCGGACCGTACAACCCTTGATCCAAGGACGTATAGTTTATGCGCTTACAGGCTTTTGTATGGGTGGTGAACTGGCCGTCGGACTGGCAGAAATGCTGCGCCGGTCAGCCGGGATAAATCCCAAAGTCTTTTCCCTGGACGGACAAGCCTGGCAAAATCCTGCTTTGAGTCAAAATTATCCGTTACTGATATTCCCGGGAGACTCCGAAGAAATGATCCGCCGACGGAATGAAATCACAAACACATACCTCCGAACCACGCCCAATCTCATATACCAAGGAGAAGTCGTCGTGATTTTATCCGGACTGTTTCACCAACAAGCCGGAATATCTCCCGACGAGCCCTGGACAGAAGAAAATTACCGGATATTTAAAGAAGAATACGACAATTGCGAAAAGCTATGGAACAAATACTACCCGGATGCTCCTGTTTTCCGCCTACCGACAGACCATTGGAACTTTTTCAAAGACGAATCCCTGGAACAATTACTAACTTTCTTTATCTCATAA
- a CDS encoding sensor histidine kinase, which yields MEINNSKEKRIRELEGQIKEQEKLASLGMLSAGIAHEIQNPLNFVINFSKISGQQLSDLSGIIDENSRHIPADDRQDIKDILTGLQENMKKIMEHGNRATGIIRGILLYSRGKEGEFILSRVQQLTKEYVWLAYHAMRANYKNFNIAIRENYAEDIPPVKLIPQDFSRAILNVMNNACYAVWKRQQNSPEAYSPEINVTLEKQGDRFILSIRDNGEGMNEDVKQRIFDSFFTTKPAGQGTGLGMAIVRDIIENKHHGKIQFDSIPNEYTCFQFIIPII from the coding sequence ATGGAAATAAATAATTCAAAAGAAAAAAGGATCCGGGAACTGGAAGGCCAAATCAAGGAACAGGAAAAATTGGCCTCATTAGGAATGTTAAGTGCCGGCATCGCTCATGAAATACAAAATCCGTTGAATTTTGTCATTAATTTCAGTAAAATATCCGGTCAACAGCTATCCGATTTAAGCGGCATCATCGACGAAAACAGCAGGCACATACCGGCAGACGACCGTCAAGATATAAAAGATATCCTGACCGGTCTGCAAGAAAACATGAAAAAAATCATGGAGCACGGCAATCGTGCAACCGGCATCATCCGCGGTATTTTACTCTATTCCAGAGGGAAAGAAGGTGAATTCATTCTCTCTCGGGTACAACAACTGACGAAAGAATACGTTTGGCTTGCCTATCACGCAATGCGGGCTAATTACAAAAATTTCAACATAGCCATCCGTGAAAACTACGCCGAAGATATTCCTCCCGTTAAGTTGATCCCACAGGATTTCAGCCGTGCCATACTGAACGTCATGAACAATGCCTGTTATGCCGTATGGAAAAGACAGCAAAATTCTCCGGAGGCATATTCGCCCGAAATCAATGTCACCCTGGAAAAGCAAGGCGACCGATTTATCCTGTCCATCCGGGACAACGGCGAAGGCATGAACGAAGACGTAAAACAACGTATTTTCGATTCGTTCTTTACAACCAAACCGGCCGGTCAAGGCACAGGACTTGGTATGGCTATCGTACGTGATATTATCGAAAACAAACACCACGGAAAAATACAATTCGATTCGATACCGAATGAATACACCTGTTTCCAATTCATTATACCCATTATATGA
- a CDS encoding Na+/H+ antiporter NhaC family protein: MEHPVKANFWALSPLFIFLGVYLVTSLIVNDFYKVPITVAFVISSVVAILMTRREKLSDRIARFSGGASDKNIMLMIWIFILAGAFAQSAKAMGAIEATVNLALHILPDNLLLAGIFIAACFISLAVGTSVGTIVALTPVAVGIAEKTGVELPFMVAIVVGGAFFGDNLSFISDTTIAATKTQGCRMKDKFKVNSMIVVPAAVLVLLFYIIEGVQVQAPAQIAEIEWVKVIPYIAVLGTALAGINVMLVLLLGIGITGLIGLCTSGFDLFGYFGAMGTGITGMGELIVITLLAGGMLEMIRYNGGIAYIIERLTRHVSSKRFAELSIAGLVCLANLCTANNTIAIITTGPIARNIAERFHIDRRKSASILDTFSCFIQGIIPYGAQMLIAAELADLSPLAIIRYLYYPVLIGIFGLLAIAFRYPRHYS, encoded by the coding sequence ATGGAACATCCTGTAAAAGCTAATTTCTGGGCATTGAGTCCTTTGTTTATATTTCTCGGCGTGTACTTGGTTACCTCATTGATTGTCAATGATTTTTACAAGGTACCTATTACGGTGGCCTTTGTCATTTCTTCGGTGGTGGCCATACTGATGACGAGAAGGGAAAAATTAAGCGACCGGATTGCCCGCTTTTCCGGTGGAGCGTCGGATAAAAACATCATGCTGATGATCTGGATTTTTATCCTGGCGGGAGCATTCGCACAGTCGGCCAAAGCAATGGGTGCCATTGAAGCCACCGTCAATCTGGCATTGCATATCCTCCCGGACAATCTGCTACTGGCCGGTATTTTTATCGCCGCCTGTTTTATTTCCCTTGCCGTAGGCACCTCGGTCGGGACCATCGTAGCCCTAACACCGGTAGCCGTCGGGATTGCAGAAAAGACAGGAGTGGAATTACCGTTTATGGTAGCCATTGTGGTAGGCGGCGCTTTTTTCGGCGACAACCTTTCCTTTATTTCGGACACCACCATTGCTGCGACGAAAACCCAGGGATGCCGGATGAAGGATAAATTCAAAGTCAACAGCATGATCGTCGTACCTGCGGCTGTGCTCGTTCTGCTTTTCTATATTATTGAAGGGGTACAGGTACAGGCTCCGGCACAAATCGCAGAGATCGAATGGGTAAAGGTTATTCCTTACATTGCCGTGCTGGGAACGGCTCTGGCGGGTATTAACGTCATGCTGGTACTGTTGCTGGGAATCGGTATTACGGGATTGATCGGGCTTTGTACTTCGGGCTTCGATCTGTTCGGTTATTTCGGAGCTATGGGAACCGGTATCACCGGCATGGGAGAACTGATCGTTATCACTCTGCTGGCAGGCGGAATGCTGGAAATGATCCGGTACAACGGAGGTATTGCCTACATTATCGAACGCCTTACCCGACATGTAAGTTCCAAACGGTTCGCCGAATTGAGTATTGCAGGACTGGTATGTCTGGCCAACTTATGCACGGCCAACAATACAATCGCCATTATTACAACGGGACCGATAGCCCGTAATATTGCCGAACGTTTTCATATCGACCGCCGGAAATCGGCCAGTATTCTGGATACATTCTCCTGTTTTATCCAGGGCATCATCCCCTACGGCGCCCAAATGCTGATTGCCGCCGAACTGGCCGACCTATCGCCCCTGGCTATTATACGCTATCTGTATTATCCGGTGCTTATCGGTATTTTCGGACTTTTGGCTATCGCTTTCAGATACCCGAGACATTATTCCTGA
- a CDS encoding radical SAM/SPASM domain-containing protein has translation MKNIDYKFYISTVIGLIGILTTLPQYTQWILFFWGAVLLFCISITIICVKNWYRITYFLRINNIKGIVGYYQKRSRFDWSKFYNQFKQPKEVIFMGQALSKAFSEKQIQLFTQWCNKGTDFKILLLSPSNPYSQQLKSVSEGMEEAPSDLQPQSILSKKIYKTIEDIETKFINQIKGEKSKKPYLRFSTVDLPFSFVMIDGTMIVTLYMATQAEADTLPTFTIKGSWSPSFREFKKEFDNIWEKHTVVSPYKDIVLINNLKYWKDYLTLKKSYYNNSNIDINKQAPKQAIIFTTYKCSNSCSFCMFKEKRDNIAVSANDFKNILNQLIACNINNIELSGGGEPLEADEIRGILDIIMEVRKKSPLVKFGLITNGLQIESLLKDYDLLYIFNDYIRISRLNEDDIDEKNNTFKAKYNTWLKGVNLLYEKKQNNFAKYKNTKIGIKYLLSSTNKDSFVKTVNGDIHTFLDKVDHIRFRSERTVASDVIFPIEQEIYQSLRNAEKIKSSFKDKVAMSLPNVYYPHNFKCWISPMHVIIDPKGDIYICCNYLTDSSKSKIGNILNTSFKAIWESDDHVKARHNLNKDMCSCNTYCSNCRYAELQFGFEHIISTLDYNYTEK, from the coding sequence ATGAAAAATATCGATTATAAATTCTATATATCAACCGTTATTGGTTTAATAGGGATACTAACGACTCTACCTCAATATACACAATGGATTTTATTTTTTTGGGGGGCTGTATTGCTATTCTGTATTTCCATTACAATCATATGTGTAAAAAATTGGTATAGGATTACTTATTTCCTTCGGATAAATAATATAAAAGGGATTGTAGGATATTACCAGAAACGTTCAAGATTCGACTGGAGCAAATTCTATAACCAATTCAAACAGCCCAAAGAAGTTATCTTTATGGGACAAGCATTAAGTAAAGCATTTTCAGAAAAGCAGATACAATTATTTACCCAATGGTGTAACAAGGGCACTGATTTCAAAATACTACTCTTATCTCCTTCAAACCCCTATTCCCAACAATTGAAATCAGTCAGCGAGGGTATGGAAGAAGCTCCATCGGATTTGCAACCACAATCTATTTTAAGTAAAAAAATATACAAAACTATTGAAGATATCGAAACGAAATTTATCAACCAAATCAAAGGTGAGAAAAGCAAAAAGCCATACTTAAGGTTCTCTACTGTCGATTTACCGTTTTCATTCGTAATGATAGATGGAACTATGATTGTCACTTTATATATGGCAACACAGGCCGAAGCTGATACTTTACCGACATTTACCATTAAAGGCAGTTGGAGTCCTTCATTTAGAGAATTCAAAAAAGAATTCGATAACATCTGGGAAAAACATACAGTTGTCTCGCCTTATAAGGATATTGTTTTGATAAATAATCTGAAATACTGGAAAGACTATCTAACCCTAAAAAAAAGTTACTATAACAATTCCAATATCGACATCAATAAACAAGCACCTAAGCAAGCTATAATCTTCACAACCTATAAATGCAGTAATTCATGTTCATTTTGTATGTTCAAAGAAAAAAGAGATAATATAGCTGTCTCTGCAAATGATTTTAAAAATATTTTAAATCAATTAATCGCATGTAACATAAATAATATCGAACTTTCAGGTGGCGGAGAACCCCTTGAAGCCGATGAAATTAGAGGTATTCTTGATATTATAATGGAAGTCAGAAAAAAATCACCACTCGTAAAGTTCGGTCTTATCACTAATGGACTTCAAATTGAAAGTCTGCTGAAAGATTATGACCTTCTTTATATATTTAACGATTACATCCGAATAAGCAGACTGAACGAAGACGATATCGATGAAAAAAATAATACTTTCAAAGCAAAATATAACACATGGCTCAAAGGTGTCAATTTGCTATATGAAAAAAAACAAAACAATTTCGCAAAGTATAAAAATACAAAAATCGGAATTAAATATCTTTTGAGTTCCACAAACAAAGATTCGTTCGTAAAAACAGTAAATGGTGATATTCATACATTTTTAGATAAAGTCGATCATATAAGATTCAGAAGTGAACGCACTGTAGCTTCCGATGTTATATTTCCTATAGAACAAGAAATATATCAGTCTTTAAGAAATGCAGAAAAAATAAAATCAAGTTTTAAAGACAAAGTGGCCATGTCTTTACCAAATGTATATTATCCCCATAATTTTAAATGTTGGATATCTCCGATGCATGTAATAATTGATCCTAAAGGAGATATCTATATATGCTGTAATTATTTAACAGATTCAAGCAAATCGAAAATTGGGAATATACTAAACACTTCCTTTAAGGCAATCTGGGAAAGTGACGATCATGTAAAAGCCCGACATAATCTAAACAAAGATATGTGTAGTTGTAACACCTATTGTTCGAATTGCAGATACGCAGAATTACAATTCGGATTCGAACATATCATATCTACCCTAGATTATAATTACACAGAAAAATAG
- a CDS encoding TolC family protein, which yields MKNILWIGLLLCLSASSRAQSLTLQQYRQRVLDYNQEIKQSQEAVNAAIYALKSVKTGFFPKVDITGSYSYQIENVTFMSGTDLKHDNYSAEAGLVQNIYAGSAVRKQYEAARLQEAIARLGEEYTVDNILYAADVNYWTVVANRNLYDIADRFVNIVSELFDVVGKRFTEGAISKTDVLMVQSRLKEAEVQLNTSATNYRTSLQTLNIMMGIAADTDTGLADSIQHISALPLRQEVDVALKKRPDYLMAEQDIELARVQTRLMKASYLPNLAVGIKEKWGTTLINIDGDKRFSTIAFANLNIPVFYWGKRRQDVRVSEVQEQMKELERSKLSDQISLELNNAWVNLTESLKKVAIVSSSLDIAHDNLVLNTFSYNEGKLPVIDVLSAQVTWLQAYTNVVSAYYQYKVALAEYERALSGF from the coding sequence ATGAAAAATATATTATGGATCGGATTATTATTGTGCCTGAGTGCCAGCAGCCGGGCACAATCTCTGACATTACAGCAATACCGGCAGAGAGTACTTGACTATAATCAGGAGATAAAGCAGTCGCAGGAAGCCGTTAATGCGGCGATATACGCACTGAAAAGCGTAAAGACCGGTTTCTTCCCGAAGGTCGATATCACCGGCAGTTATTCCTACCAGATTGAGAATGTAACCTTTATGTCGGGTACCGACCTGAAACACGATAATTACAGTGCCGAGGCCGGATTGGTACAGAATATCTATGCGGGAAGTGCCGTCCGCAAGCAATACGAGGCCGCCCGTTTGCAGGAGGCAATAGCCCGCCTGGGAGAGGAATATACCGTAGACAATATCTTGTATGCGGCCGATGTCAATTATTGGACGGTAGTGGCGAACCGGAACCTGTACGATATCGCTGACCGGTTTGTAAATATTGTCAGCGAATTGTTCGATGTCGTGGGTAAGCGCTTTACGGAAGGCGCTATCAGTAAAACGGATGTACTGATGGTGCAGTCGCGTTTGAAAGAAGCGGAAGTGCAATTGAATACGAGTGCCACCAATTACCGGACCTCGTTGCAGACCTTGAATATCATGATGGGAATTGCTGCCGATACGGATACAGGGCTGGCTGATTCGATACAGCATATCTCGGCGCTTCCGTTGCGTCAGGAGGTGGATGTAGCCCTGAAAAAGCGTCCCGATTACCTGATGGCGGAACAGGATATTGAACTGGCCCGGGTACAGACCCGTTTGATGAAAGCAAGTTATTTACCGAATCTGGCTGTCGGTATAAAAGAAAAATGGGGAACGACCTTGATCAATATCGACGGAGATAAGCGTTTTTCCACCATTGCTTTTGCCAATTTGAATATTCCGGTGTTTTATTGGGGCAAGAGGCGGCAGGATGTGCGGGTCAGTGAGGTACAGGAACAGATGAAAGAGCTGGAAAGAAGTAAGTTGTCCGATCAGATCAGCCTTGAACTGAACAATGCCTGGGTGAATCTGACCGAATCCCTGAAAAAAGTAGCGATTGTTTCTTCTTCTCTGGATATCGCCCACGACAATCTGGTATTGAATACGTTTAGCTATAACGAAGGAAAACTGCCGGTTATCGATGTGCTTTCGGCACAGGTAACCTGGCTGCAGGCTTATACGAATGTCGTGTCCGCTTATTATCAGTATAAAGTGGCATTGGCTGAATACGAAAGGGCTTTGAGCGGATTCTGA
- a CDS encoding TonB-dependent receptor plug domain-containing protein codes for MKQTLLYILSVLLSLQLAAQSTDSARDSFSKAEMCYKTGKIEEALRLLEENLPAYKDAMHTGAYRLTALCLLALDRFQEADRYVTLLLKDEPYYYISLQDPERFADMIKKHRETKMTLVTASQQVETPEEAPVPVILITEDMIKAIGAECLQDVLIAYVPGISGLASNEEMNIAMRGVYSSGQENILIMQDGQRLNSYITNAISPDYSISMAKIKQIEVLRGPASSLYGSVALTAVINIVTKNGMDIRNGSISVGAGSYGRLTADLLLGRHDMQMDFITWFSLYRATGEPVFIPAKKQYALYPKDGSIRLDCYSNFPAMDGGFKLQRGNFLLSFSMSYAKKRQPYSMWLFASPYSYDKFRTFDGSGPGYSRLSAREQAVYKRTWQNLTFSTSFYTDWNKNVRYETVGDTLHDYPIFPEHGTDTIFPEHGPFQYIRWQDFNIGFNSRVNYNYDWSKYGKGNLLGGAEWNRYTLYDSEYLEGMNFNEIFRIWTNKRLYIGNEMNINMFLQLKHNLNKNWIVNAGVRYDYKKRKNGKILQALSPRLSLIYIRNNLNLKCSYSRSFVDAPYYYRNNDMDTYSGGENLKAEYLSSYQLTFAYRHQPFHADIECNFFYNRASHFLFTQPETRVYENAGSLDMGGIEIVTRYKTGRIDANAHFCYQKVLKYAYFFVTDGYVNNVPDFSANAVAGYFWIKEQKQTFSTYLNFHYSNGCYTQVSVLENGINEKAVNHTLHLSGYAVFSATARYKYKNLEGSININNFLNHKYEYGGAMLPIRQKSRWISGKIMYNF; via the coding sequence ATGAAACAGACATTGCTCTATATTCTGTCGGTCTTGCTCTCTCTGCAATTAGCGGCACAAAGTACAGACAGTGCCCGGGACTCGTTTTCGAAAGCTGAAATGTGCTACAAAACCGGAAAAATAGAGGAAGCCCTTCGCCTGCTGGAAGAAAACCTACCGGCTTATAAAGATGCCATGCATACAGGAGCCTACCGTCTGACTGCATTGTGCTTATTGGCTTTGGACCGGTTTCAGGAAGCCGACCGCTATGTGACGCTATTATTGAAAGATGAACCCTATTATTACATTTCTTTACAGGATCCGGAGCGTTTTGCAGATATGATCAAAAAACACAGGGAAACCAAAATGACCCTGGTTACAGCATCACAGCAGGTAGAAACTCCGGAAGAAGCGCCTGTTCCCGTCATTCTGATCACGGAAGATATGATAAAAGCAATCGGTGCCGAATGCCTGCAAGACGTACTGATTGCCTACGTACCCGGAATATCCGGATTGGCTTCCAACGAAGAGATGAACATCGCTATGCGGGGAGTCTATTCTTCGGGACAAGAAAATATACTCATCATGCAGGACGGACAACGGTTAAACAGCTACATCACAAATGCCATTTCACCGGATTACAGCATCAGTATGGCAAAAATCAAGCAAATCGAAGTACTCCGCGGACCGGCTTCCTCTCTTTACGGGAGTGTGGCTCTGACAGCAGTCATCAATATCGTCACCAAAAACGGTATGGACATCCGCAACGGTTCCATATCCGTCGGAGCCGGAAGTTACGGCCGGTTGACTGCCGATCTGCTGTTAGGGCGGCACGATATGCAGATGGATTTTATAACCTGGTTTTCTTTGTACCGGGCAACAGGAGAACCCGTCTTTATTCCCGCTAAAAAACAATATGCCCTCTATCCAAAAGACGGGAGCATCCGGCTGGACTGCTACTCCAACTTTCCGGCTATGGATGGAGGCTTTAAGTTACAACGGGGAAATTTTTTGTTGAGTTTCAGCATGAGCTATGCCAAGAAAAGACAACCTTACAGCATGTGGCTGTTTGCATCTCCCTATTCATACGACAAATTCCGCACATTCGACGGCTCCGGTCCCGGCTATTCAAGGTTATCGGCCAGAGAACAGGCCGTTTACAAACGGACATGGCAAAATCTGACCTTCAGCACCTCTTTCTATACAGACTGGAATAAAAATGTCAGATACGAAACCGTCGGAGACACTCTACACGACTATCCCATTTTCCCGGAACACGGTACCGATACTATTTTTCCGGAACACGGACCATTTCAATATATCCGTTGGCAGGACTTTAACATCGGTTTTAACAGCCGGGTAAATTACAACTACGACTGGAGTAAATATGGAAAAGGGAACCTGCTCGGAGGTGCAGAATGGAATCGGTATACCCTATACGACTCCGAGTATCTGGAAGGGATGAATTTCAACGAAATTTTCCGGATCTGGACAAACAAACGACTTTATATCGGAAACGAAATGAATATAAATATGTTTCTCCAGCTCAAACACAATCTGAATAAAAACTGGATTGTAAACGCCGGTGTCCGGTACGACTATAAAAAGCGGAAAAACGGAAAAATCCTGCAAGCGCTTTCTCCACGCTTATCCCTTATTTACATAAGAAATAATCTGAACCTGAAATGCAGTTATTCCAGATCATTTGTCGACGCACCCTACTATTACAGAAATAACGACATGGATACCTACTCGGGAGGTGAAAATCTGAAAGCCGAATATCTGAGTTCTTATCAACTGACCTTTGCTTATCGTCACCAACCGTTTCACGCCGATATAGAATGTAATTTTTTCTACAACCGGGCCTCTCATTTTCTGTTTACGCAGCCCGAAACCCGTGTTTACGAAAACGCCGGCTCACTGGATATGGGAGGTATCGAAATCGTCACCCGTTATAAAACCGGAAGAATAGATGCTAATGCCCATTTCTGTTACCAGAAAGTATTGAAGTATGCCTATTTTTTCGTCACAGACGGTTATGTGAATAATGTACCCGACTTTTCTGCCAATGCCGTAGCCGGATATTTTTGGATAAAAGAACAAAAGCAAACCTTTTCTACCTATCTGAATTTTCATTACAGCAACGGTTGTTATACCCAGGTCAGCGTTCTGGAGAACGGGATCAACGAAAAAGCAGTCAACCATACACTCCACCTGTCCGGCTACGCCGTTTTTTCCGCTACGGCCCGCTACAAATACAAAAATCTGGAAGGAAGTATCAACATCAACAATTTTCTCAATCATAAATACGAATACGGAGGAGCGATGCTCCCTATCCGACAAAAAAGCCGCTGGATATCCGGCAAAATAATGTATAATTTTTAA
- a CDS encoding WG repeat-containing protein: MKTTKIFVSVLLGIMSLALSSCNSPEYRPTDGNCSFIIKKIDGKRQWGIVHKSGKTEYIPCQYDSIFSAYNSPYYIKDLFIGVKNGKMYALDTWRGELLGGRGFTSLVSSKQKAPHNKSVSGGGPLFEEAKTDEGIMFFYLPTGTKWVEFGPAEAVLWGGTILSKKNGKWGILWGKDSKKYLSPITPYIYDAVISVRGQYFWVKKDGKWSAIDLDGKPVRKSQSLLNKYLSMPSMDNEEYQRKERSALFRKISIQEASYISVSWTEADYISW; this comes from the coding sequence ATGAAAACAACAAAGATTTTTGTCTCAGTACTTCTGGGAATAATGTCTTTAGCCTTGAGTTCGTGCAATTCTCCTGAATATCGTCCAACCGATGGAAACTGTTCCTTCATCATTAAGAAAATTGATGGGAAGCGTCAATGGGGGATAGTTCATAAAAGTGGCAAGACGGAATATATCCCTTGTCAATACGACAGTATCTTCTCAGCCTATAATTCCCCGTATTATATCAAAGATTTATTTATCGGAGTCAAAAACGGTAAAATGTATGCTCTTGATACTTGGCGGGGAGAACTTTTGGGGGGCAGAGGTTTCACATCTTTGGTTTCCAGTAAGCAAAAAGCACCTCATAATAAAAGTGTATCCGGCGGAGGCCCTTTGTTTGAAGAGGCCAAAACCGATGAAGGAATAATGTTTTTTTATTTGCCGACAGGGACAAAATGGGTAGAATTCGGACCGGCCGAGGCTGTTCTTTGGGGTGGTACAATTCTCAGTAAAAAAAATGGCAAATGGGGAATATTATGGGGAAAAGACAGCAAAAAATATCTTTCACCGATTACACCATATATATATGATGCGGTCATAAGTGTAAGAGGGCAATACTTCTGGGTTAAAAAGGACGGCAAATGGTCTGCAATTGATTTAGACGGTAAGCCGGTGCGAAAATCTCAATCGCTGTTGAACAAATATTTGAGCATGCCATCCATGGATAATGAAGAATATCAAAGGAAAGAAAGGTCTGCCTTATTTAGAAAAATAAGTATACAGGAAGCATCATATATTTCTGTTTCGTGGACTGAGGCGGATTACATCTCCTGGTAG